A window of the Bdellovibrio sp. ZAP7 genome harbors these coding sequences:
- a CDS encoding TMEM165/GDT1 family protein: MEAIINSFLLVAATEMGDKTQLLALVLAMRFKKPWTIMAGILVATIANHLFAAWAGEAIASFVSPEILKWILAITFFGFAIWILIPDKDDSDENKMRANPFLTTLILFFVAEVGDKTQLSTVALAAKYQNIWLVTFGTTLGMLFSDGLAVFFGEKLLRKISMKWVHIVSALIYVAFGVGILLS; the protein is encoded by the coding sequence ATGGAAGCAATCATCAATTCATTCTTGTTAGTGGCCGCAACCGAGATGGGTGACAAAACCCAATTGCTCGCATTAGTCCTTGCAATGCGCTTTAAAAAGCCGTGGACGATCATGGCGGGGATTTTGGTGGCGACCATAGCCAACCACTTATTCGCAGCCTGGGCGGGCGAGGCGATCGCTTCTTTTGTTTCTCCTGAAATTTTGAAGTGGATCCTGGCGATTACATTTTTTGGTTTTGCGATTTGGATTTTAATTCCAGATAAGGACGACAGCGACGAAAATAAAATGCGCGCGAATCCTTTTCTCACAACTTTGATTCTCTTTTTCGTTGCAGAGGTCGGCGACAAAACGCAATTGTCCACAGTGGCTCTGGCAGCAAAGTATCAAAACATTTGGTTGGTTACGTTCGGAACAACATTGGGAATGTTGTTCTCTGACGGTTTGGCAGTTTTTTTTGGAGAGAAGTTACTCCGTAAAATCTCTATGAAGTGGGTTCATATTGTGTCGGCATTGATCTACGTCGCCTTCGGTGTCGGGATTCTTCTAAGCTAA
- a CDS encoding RNA-binding protein, whose product MGKKIYVGNLGFNVDSDQLASTFAAFGTVESANIITDRDTGRSKGFAFVEMSTDSEATAAIEKLNGMDLSGRAMNISEAKPQAPRTGGGGGGFRGGGNSRGGFGSGSRRSY is encoded by the coding sequence ATGGGAAAAAAAATATACGTAGGAAATCTAGGTTTTAATGTGGATTCCGATCAATTGGCGAGCACATTCGCTGCGTTTGGTACGGTTGAATCTGCAAACATCATCACGGATCGTGACACAGGTCGCAGCAAAGGTTTCGCATTTGTTGAAATGTCCACGGACTCTGAAGCAACTGCTGCTATCGAAAAATTGAATGGTATGGATCTTTCTGGTCGTGCCATGAATATTTCTGAAGCAAAACCTCAAGCTCCTCGCACTGGCGGTGGTGGCGGTGGTTTCCGCGGTGGCGGCAACTCTCGCGGTGGTTTCGGTTCTGGTTCTCGTCGTTCATACTAA
- the infA gene encoding translation initiation factor IF-1 — MAKDDLLMIEGKVSDLKGGGVYFITLENGIDIKAKLCGKMKRFNIKVVVGDRVTVSVSPYDPTHGLITHRFRV, encoded by the coding sequence ATGGCTAAAGATGATTTGTTAATGATCGAAGGTAAGGTATCCGATCTTAAGGGTGGCGGCGTTTACTTCATCACTTTGGAAAATGGGATTGATATCAAAGCTAAGCTTTGTGGAAAAATGAAAAGATTTAATATTAAAGTCGTCGTGGGTGACCGCGTGACTGTCAGTGTATCTCCCTATGATCCAACTCATGGATTAATCACCCACAGATTCAGAGTTTAA
- a CDS encoding outer membrane beta-barrel protein: protein MNKVSYYFAALILGFTMSAHGQSGARTKFTPSYAQDEVQAANEMSSETTMSQRMEVLSPRTIPNPWVTLEPTVGYISSTFNGIEGVGGASVDFAERMQTGVGVLIGRGMWQFETGLMYSTRGGKLTNLTETTSYGTRTANWDIKAHYFDIPLVARLSLMHSSRSHFFFRGGLVVGILDTAWADGEQTSMSAYGLSSQSLYQDGKDLFNSTDVRGVLGAGYDWKFSRRVGFVAQAEIQQSVSKVNTDKFLSGKDVYNMGAGVSLGLTFKL from the coding sequence ATGAACAAAGTTTCTTATTATTTCGCAGCACTAATTCTGGGTTTCACCATGTCAGCTCATGGTCAGAGTGGAGCTCGAACGAAATTCACTCCTTCTTACGCACAGGACGAAGTCCAAGCTGCAAATGAAATGTCGTCCGAAACGACAATGTCTCAACGCATGGAAGTTTTATCTCCGCGCACGATTCCAAATCCTTGGGTTACGCTTGAACCTACAGTTGGTTATATCAGTTCCACATTTAATGGTATCGAAGGTGTCGGTGGCGCTTCAGTCGATTTCGCAGAACGCATGCAAACGGGCGTTGGAGTTTTAATCGGTCGCGGTATGTGGCAATTCGAAACGGGTTTGATGTATTCAACACGTGGTGGAAAATTGACGAACCTGACAGAAACAACTTCCTATGGCACTAGGACCGCAAATTGGGATATTAAGGCTCACTATTTCGATATTCCGTTGGTGGCGCGTTTGTCTTTGATGCATTCTTCTCGATCGCATTTCTTTTTCCGCGGAGGTCTTGTTGTTGGTATTTTGGATACAGCCTGGGCAGACGGAGAGCAAACATCTATGTCAGCTTATGGTCTTTCAAGCCAATCTCTGTATCAAGACGGTAAAGATCTTTTTAACTCAACAGATGTTCGTGGTGTGTTGGGCGCGGGTTACGATTGGAAATTTTCTCGTCGTGTAGGTTTCGTGGCTCAAGCCGAAATCCAACAAAGTGTATCCAAAGTGAACACAGATAAATTTTTGTCTGGTAAAGACGTCTACAACATGGGCGCCGGCGTAAGCTTAGGTCTAACCTTCAAACTCTAA
- the hpt gene encoding hypoxanthine phosphoribosyltransferase, with product MTNLTLKPYISEEKIQLKVKELGEILTKQFKNEKVIAICVLKGSFMFYSDLIRSINADITCEFFGVASYHGGTSSSGEVKVTLDLASPIENQHVILVEDIVDTGLTMNYLKNSIMSRKPKSLTTIALLEKPDALKVKCDVDHVGFKIPNDFVVGYGLDYQGYYRNLPYIAQVQNFQ from the coding sequence ATGACGAATTTAACTTTGAAGCCTTATATCTCTGAAGAAAAAATCCAACTCAAAGTTAAAGAGCTGGGCGAAATCTTAACGAAACAATTCAAAAACGAAAAGGTCATCGCGATCTGCGTTTTGAAGGGTTCATTCATGTTCTACTCTGACTTGATCAGATCCATCAATGCAGACATCACTTGCGAATTCTTTGGTGTGGCTTCTTATCACGGTGGCACTTCTTCTTCTGGCGAAGTGAAAGTGACTTTGGATTTGGCTTCCCCGATTGAAAATCAACACGTGATTCTGGTTGAAGACATCGTAGATACGGGTCTTACAATGAACTACTTGAAAAACTCTATCATGTCTCGCAAACCAAAATCTTTGACGACCATCGCTTTGCTTGAAAAGCCAGACGCTTTGAAAGTGAAATGTGACGTTGACCACGTTGGTTTCAAAATCCCGAACGACTTCGTAGTTGGATACGGTTTGGACTACCAAGGTTACTACCGCAATCTTCCCTACATCGCTCAAGTTCAAAACTTCCAATAA
- a CDS encoding uracil phosphoribosyltransferase, whose protein sequence is MAQFQQELEHNYGPRVHLIDSPFLSGLLAKACSPDCFQPEINRIVEVLYTHLISITVNNEFDREAFTQPTRMTEAHPDKLLHGHRIAQPQKAVSVNLARAGTYPSHICYNFLHFALPAKNVRQDHIFSARMTDSKHTVTGAEFGGMKIGGDVKDACVILPDPMGATGNTMIHAINHYKQHIEGPAKKFIALNLIITPEYLKNLLGSHPEVVIYALRLDRGLSPQAVLDSKPGQFWDQERGLNDHQYIVPGGGGFGEIMNNSFV, encoded by the coding sequence ATGGCTCAATTTCAACAAGAATTAGAACACAATTACGGTCCCCGCGTTCACTTGATCGACAGCCCGTTTTTAAGTGGCTTGTTGGCCAAAGCCTGCTCTCCTGATTGCTTTCAACCTGAAATCAACCGCATCGTGGAAGTCCTTTACACTCACTTGATTTCAATCACAGTTAACAATGAATTTGATCGTGAAGCTTTCACGCAGCCGACACGCATGACGGAAGCACATCCCGACAAACTGTTGCATGGTCATCGCATTGCTCAACCCCAAAAGGCTGTCAGTGTGAATCTGGCCCGCGCGGGAACTTATCCAAGCCATATCTGTTATAACTTTCTGCACTTCGCCCTGCCGGCTAAAAATGTTCGCCAAGACCACATCTTTTCAGCTCGTATGACAGACAGCAAACACACGGTGACGGGAGCAGAGTTTGGGGGCATGAAGATCGGTGGCGACGTAAAGGATGCCTGCGTGATTCTGCCAGACCCAATGGGTGCGACGGGCAACACGATGATCCATGCCATTAATCACTATAAGCAGCATATTGAAGGCCCGGCTAAAAAATTTATCGCCTTAAACCTGATCATAACCCCTGAGTACTTGAAGAATTTGTTGGGATCTCATCCAGAGGTCGTAATCTATGCCTTAAGACTTGACCGTGGCCTATCCCCTCAGGCAGTTTTAGATTCAAAACCGGGCCAATTCTGGGATCAGGAGCGCGGCCTGAACGATCATCAATACATCGTTCCTGGCGGCGGTGGTTTCGGCGAGATCATGAATAATTCATTTGTTTAG
- the rsmH gene encoding 16S rRNA (cytosine(1402)-N(4))-methyltransferase RsmH encodes MKKYKPGTGEKIERTEEFIPPKVELPVEFSPEHYPVMLQEVLAAFYPYREKKDVSYFDGTFGRGGHYMAVKYTVPAMKATVMDQDLAAVKYGNERFKTEVENGTLRIIHGNFSQFSDHNLKNFDMMLLDLGVSSPQLDQAERGFSFYHDGPLDMRMNQQQGLTAEVLVNTATEEDLIRIFKEYGEVYRPSRVVRAIVNDRKTKAFQTTAQLAGLIERVDGWQVKGHHPATKYFMALRLAVNSELEVVGETIPQMIQALKPGGRLAVITFHSLEDRIVKNIFRDSEEFGRSVYKKVVVPSQEELDLNSRSRSAKLRVFERSAQDEQGKL; translated from the coding sequence ATGAAAAAATATAAGCCCGGCACTGGTGAAAAAATCGAACGTACAGAGGAATTTATCCCGCCAAAGGTCGAGCTTCCCGTCGAATTTTCTCCGGAACATTACCCGGTAATGTTGCAAGAAGTGCTTGCGGCTTTCTATCCGTACAGAGAGAAAAAAGACGTTTCTTATTTCGATGGAACTTTCGGTCGCGGTGGCCACTACATGGCGGTGAAGTATACCGTTCCTGCGATGAAGGCCACGGTCATGGACCAAGATCTAGCTGCAGTGAAATATGGAAATGAACGCTTCAAGACGGAAGTCGAGAACGGTACCCTTCGCATAATCCATGGAAATTTCTCGCAATTTTCAGATCACAATCTGAAAAACTTTGATATGATGCTCTTAGATCTAGGCGTGAGCTCACCGCAGTTAGACCAGGCCGAACGAGGCTTTAGTTTTTACCACGATGGTCCACTAGATATGAGAATGAATCAGCAGCAAGGTTTGACGGCTGAGGTGCTTGTGAATACGGCAACAGAGGAAGATCTCATTCGAATCTTTAAAGAGTACGGCGAAGTGTATCGCCCCTCTCGCGTTGTCCGTGCGATCGTGAATGATCGTAAAACAAAAGCATTTCAAACAACCGCACAACTTGCAGGTTTGATCGAACGTGTGGATGGTTGGCAAGTCAAAGGCCATCATCCTGCGACCAAGTACTTTATGGCTCTGCGCTTAGCAGTGAATTCAGAGCTGGAAGTAGTCGGTGAAACGATTCCGCAAATGATCCAGGCATTGAAGCCGGGTGGTCGTTTGGCGGTGATCACGTTCCATTCTTTAGAAGATAGAATTGTTAAAAATATCTTCCGTGATTCAGAAGAATTCGGCAGATCTGTTTATAAAAAAGTAGTCGTTCCATCTCAGGAAGAGCTGGATTTGAACTCTCGATCGCGTTCCGCGAAATTGAGAGTTTTCGAGAGGAGTGCTCAGGATGAGCAAGGAAAACTTTAG
- a CDS encoding histidine kinase: MSKENFRQLKPFFSILLVIFTLFSIVFLQMEERRMGYVVLKLTRQHKKVLEEKRTKEISLAKITRPQLLDHVAQQKFTLKKVQANQIIHLTDVADIPVAKAIDKKIAKKDL; this comes from the coding sequence ATGAGCAAGGAAAACTTTAGACAACTGAAACCATTTTTTAGCATCCTTTTGGTCATCTTTACTTTGTTCTCTATCGTCTTCCTGCAAATGGAAGAACGCCGCATGGGCTATGTGGTTCTTAAACTCACACGCCAGCACAAAAAAGTTTTGGAAGAAAAGCGCACTAAAGAAATTTCTTTGGCAAAGATCACACGTCCCCAACTTTTGGATCACGTGGCTCAGCAAAAATTCACTCTTAAAAAAGTTCAGGCTAATCAAATCATTCACCTGACGGATGTGGCTGATATTCCGGTAGCCAAAGCGATCGATAAGAAAATTGCGAAAAAGGATCTGTAG
- a CDS encoding penicillin-binding transpeptidase domain-containing protein yields the protein MKSRIVFIFIGIIGLWSLLMMRAAYLQFLPNDRLNSLQNRQFQTKVTLQARRGAIVDRNGRDLAMSATAYSLYADPKIIDNRKAAAKKISKVLGQSYESVYAKIKDGNKRFVWIQRMLEQDKADEIKKFDIRGLSFVEEWRRVYPNETLLAQTLGFLGIEGQGLEGLELGYDQSLRGNQKKVMVKRDARGRPLINDGLMFIENPDGNELRLTVDSELQYALESELANAVQTFDADHAVGVVLDAKTSAVVALASAPTFDLNKAQKASADSRRNKSVTDAFEPGSTLKTLVIASALREGALQPNTKFFCENGAFRVGDKVIKEAEAHEKFGDITAAEILAVSSNIGTTKIAFKLGQDKLRQGLLDFGLGQKLGVDLPGESRGIVQGLPWKPIALSNISFGHGISTTPIQMANAYAAIANGGVLNTPYIVQSVRDSETGELTETKVKPIRRVLTPEQAAQMRAMLLGVTTLKIGSGANARVDGFLVAGKTGTAQKVNPNGRGYLKGAYISSFAGFIPANDPKFVIYVAVDSPRKSYYGAKVAAPVFSRIASYAVRKEGIAPLPGTLAETNSKNLNSIKTAMGQKAAFEKLAREIATESKEPAKPETKAEPAIVTAQELDKAAEVKTGETVPNLMKLTTREVLRQVSGQNLKVKFVGSGSLVSEMIPAAGSTLPEDKNITVILK from the coding sequence TTGAAATCACGTATTGTTTTTATCTTTATCGGTATTATCGGTTTGTGGTCGTTGCTGATGATGAGAGCAGCGTACCTGCAGTTCTTGCCAAATGATCGATTGAATTCCCTGCAAAATCGCCAGTTTCAAACCAAAGTAACCTTGCAAGCCCGTCGCGGTGCGATCGTGGATCGTAATGGTCGTGATCTTGCCATGTCTGCGACAGCTTACTCATTGTATGCAGATCCAAAAATTATCGATAACCGTAAAGCAGCTGCGAAAAAGATTTCAAAAGTTTTGGGTCAGTCTTATGAATCCGTTTATGCGAAAATCAAAGACGGCAACAAACGCTTCGTTTGGATTCAACGTATGCTTGAGCAAGACAAAGCGGATGAGATTAAAAAGTTTGATATCCGCGGTCTTTCTTTCGTTGAAGAATGGCGCCGTGTTTATCCAAACGAAACTTTGCTAGCACAAACTTTAGGATTCTTGGGAATTGAAGGTCAGGGACTTGAAGGTCTGGAGCTGGGGTACGATCAATCTCTTCGTGGCAATCAAAAGAAAGTCATGGTTAAAAGAGATGCTCGTGGTCGTCCGTTGATTAATGACGGTTTGATGTTCATCGAAAATCCAGATGGTAACGAACTTCGTTTGACGGTGGATTCGGAACTTCAATACGCGTTGGAATCTGAACTTGCGAATGCCGTACAAACTTTCGATGCAGATCACGCTGTCGGTGTGGTTTTGGATGCGAAAACTTCAGCGGTCGTTGCTTTGGCTTCTGCTCCAACATTCGATTTGAATAAAGCACAAAAAGCTTCTGCAGACTCTCGTCGCAATAAATCAGTGACGGATGCGTTCGAGCCGGGTTCGACATTAAAAACTTTGGTGATTGCATCAGCACTTCGTGAAGGTGCATTGCAGCCGAATACCAAGTTCTTCTGTGAAAATGGTGCTTTCCGCGTTGGCGACAAAGTGATCAAGGAAGCGGAAGCTCACGAGAAGTTCGGCGACATTACAGCGGCAGAAATTTTGGCAGTATCCTCAAATATCGGAACAACTAAGATCGCTTTCAAATTGGGCCAGGATAAACTTCGTCAGGGTCTTTTGGATTTCGGTTTGGGGCAAAAATTGGGAGTGGACCTTCCAGGTGAATCCCGTGGTATCGTTCAAGGTCTTCCGTGGAAACCAATTGCTTTAAGTAATATTTCTTTCGGTCACGGTATTTCGACAACTCCGATTCAAATGGCAAATGCATATGCAGCGATTGCGAACGGTGGGGTTCTGAATACACCTTATATCGTTCAATCGGTTCGTGATTCAGAAACGGGCGAGTTGACGGAAACGAAAGTAAAGCCCATCCGTCGTGTTCTAACTCCCGAGCAGGCAGCCCAAATGCGCGCGATGCTCTTGGGTGTCACGACTTTAAAAATCGGTTCGGGTGCCAATGCTCGAGTTGATGGATTCCTGGTTGCGGGTAAGACGGGGACGGCGCAAAAAGTAAATCCAAATGGACGTGGCTATCTTAAAGGTGCTTACATTTCCAGTTTCGCGGGTTTCATTCCTGCGAATGACCCAAAGTTTGTAATTTACGTGGCGGTGGATTCTCCTCGTAAATCCTATTACGGTGCGAAAGTGGCAGCTCCGGTGTTCTCAAGAATTGCCTCCTATGCTGTTCGTAAAGAAGGTATCGCACCACTTCCAGGAACTTTGGCAGAAACAAACAGCAAGAATTTGAATTCCATCAAAACAGCGATGGGTCAAAAGGCGGCTTTTGAAAAATTGGCGCGTGAAATAGCCACTGAATCGAAAGAGCCGGCAAAACCAGAGACGAAAGCAGAACCCGCAATCGTGACGGCACAGGAACTGGATAAAGCTGCGGAAGTAAAAACCGGAGAAACAGTTCCGAACTTGATGAAGTTAACAACTCGCGAAGTTCTTCGCCAAGTAAGTGGACAGAATCTGAAAGTCAAATTTGTCGGATCGGGAAGTTTGGTAAGCGAAATGATCCCCGCAGCGGGATCGACCTTGCCGGAAGATAAAAATATCACCGTCATACTTAAATAG
- a CDS encoding barstar family protein — protein sequence MKKLMVLASALLVNLVAVQANAGVYTVPVDQTVEREGLLGATVFESNYKILVLIQGREIKSLKQLHAVIADGLRLPKSYGANLDALYDVLTDPSVISKNWDITIIGGKDLVENLGEVKVQAVIDTLNDAQKENPVNTFMYWL from the coding sequence ATGAAAAAGTTGATGGTTCTAGCTTCCGCTCTTCTTGTGAATTTGGTTGCGGTCCAAGCCAACGCAGGTGTTTACACTGTTCCTGTTGATCAAACTGTTGAACGCGAAGGTCTTCTTGGAGCTACAGTATTTGAATCAAACTATAAGATCTTGGTTTTGATCCAAGGTCGCGAAATCAAATCTTTGAAGCAGTTGCACGCCGTGATTGCCGATGGTTTAAGACTTCCTAAATCATACGGTGCAAACCTTGATGCCTTGTATGACGTTTTGACGGATCCTTCTGTGATTTCAAAAAACTGGGACATTACTATTATTGGTGGTAAAGACCTGGTTGAGAATTTGGGTGAAGTAAAAGTTCAAGCCGTGATCGACACGTTGAACGATGCTCAGAAAGAAAATCCAGTAAATACATTTATGTACTGGTTGTAG